The following coding sequences are from one Candidatus Desulfatibia profunda window:
- a CDS encoding DDE-type integrase/transposase/recombinase, giving the protein MTEDEKMQVAVFRFSVISDFVNANQMSRSEKRRLMRDKCARKWQIPFSEKTRISKGTIQHWIRVYKAGNGQLRSLYPKDRSDKGKSRAIDEETCLAMVQLRQELAGATVAQLIEEMNQRNIVTPGTQLYPTTVYRFLHQLNLMNLTAPKAVDRRKFEAELPNDLWQSDVMHGPRVEVDGKMRKTYLIAVIDDHSRLVVYGRFYLSEALVNYLDAFENALARRGLPRKLYVDNGAAFRSKHLEYITASLGITLVHSKPYQPQGRGKIERFFLTVRGQMLAGFKGQTLDKLNAAFSLWLNDAYHQRKHGATGQTPLARFTSQMHCLRSAPKNLKDHFRKVVLRRVAKDRTITLNGRLFEGPIPLIGKRVQLLYHESEPESVEVKYQNQTFGMARPVNLNVNCRVKRDKNNNPQIHVENHTAGYRGGKLWSSKWRNKDE; this is encoded by the coding sequence ATGACAGAAGATGAAAAAATGCAGGTTGCGGTGTTTCGATTTTCCGTAATCAGCGACTTTGTCAATGCAAATCAGATGAGCCGGTCTGAAAAAAGACGTCTGATGCGGGATAAGTGCGCCCGCAAATGGCAAATCCCTTTTTCAGAAAAAACCAGGATCAGCAAAGGCACCATCCAGCACTGGATACGTGTTTACAAGGCCGGCAATGGACAGCTGCGATCTTTGTACCCGAAAGACCGTAGCGACAAAGGCAAAAGCAGGGCCATCGATGAAGAGACCTGCCTTGCCATGGTGCAACTCAGACAGGAGTTGGCTGGAGCGACCGTCGCCCAGCTGATTGAAGAAATGAACCAGCGTAACATAGTCACCCCCGGCACACAGCTTTATCCCACAACCGTTTACCGTTTTTTGCACCAGCTTAACCTGATGAATTTAACGGCGCCTAAAGCGGTTGACCGGCGCAAGTTTGAAGCCGAACTGCCCAACGATCTGTGGCAAAGTGACGTGATGCATGGCCCCAGGGTCGAGGTCGATGGCAAAATGAGAAAAACTTATTTGATCGCCGTGATCGATGATCACAGCCGGCTGGTTGTCTACGGGCGTTTTTACCTGTCGGAAGCATTGGTTAATTATCTGGATGCCTTTGAAAATGCCTTGGCCAGACGCGGTTTGCCCAGAAAGCTCTATGTTGACAATGGTGCGGCCTTTCGCAGCAAACATCTTGAGTACATCACTGCGTCGTTAGGTATTACCCTGGTCCATTCCAAACCGTACCAACCTCAAGGGCGTGGGAAAATCGAACGATTTTTTCTGACTGTGCGCGGTCAGATGCTCGCCGGATTTAAAGGGCAAACGCTGGACAAACTCAATGCCGCATTCAGTTTGTGGCTCAACGACGCCTACCACCAAAGAAAACACGGCGCCACCGGTCAAACACCGCTGGCACGGTTCACTTCCCAGATGCATTGTCTTCGCAGTGCTCCGAAAAATCTGAAAGACCACTTTAGAAAAGTTGTCCTGCGAAGGGTTGCAAAAGACAGAACCATCACTTTAAACGGCCGTTTATTCGAAGGCCCCATACCGCTGATCGGCAAGCGGGTGCAACTGCTCTACCATGAGTCGGAACCCGAAAGCGTTGAGGTCAAGTATCAAAATCAAACCTTCGGCATGGCACGACCGGTCAACCTTAATGTCAACTGCCGGGTTAAAAGAGATAAAAACAACAATCCGCAGATCCACGTTGAAAACCATACAGCCGGCTACCGGGGCGGAAAGCTTTGGTCTTCAAAATGGAGGAATAAAGATGAATGA